Below is a window of Lemur catta isolate mLemCat1 chromosome 11, mLemCat1.pri, whole genome shotgun sequence DNA.
ATCATACTAGAAAAGTGagtaaatcaaatatttatgaagttttctttttatacacaTGGGGTCTTCTGGATCCTTGAACGTGCCCTTTTgattaaatccaaattttacagaacaaatccaggatttgttctgtgaagtttgcaTTTGGTTGAGGAGCCGCACTCGGATCTGGAGAGCCACATGTAGCCTTGAGGCTGCAAGTTCCCCACCCATGAATGGATTTGGTCATATACTTACCTCCTCAATATAATCTGATTCTGATAAGGACTCAGATGATAAAGGTTTATCTTCAGgatacatctttctttttttgctgagTCCTTTAATGtcctatgaaaaataaatacaggtaTCTTGACTCAAAAACATATACTACTATGCCATACAAATTGTACATTTCTaagttcttttttaataattcttctgATTATCACAAAAATTACCcatttttattctagaaatatctaaaaatgatgacatttgcCAGGATTCAAGTCTTTAATTCCACTGAAACAATGCTTTTATTAAATAGCTTGAACAGAAATAACTACATATCCATTTAGACATAATATCCtccttattttcttaaattatacaaGATAAACTTTTAAAGAGTCATAAGAAACCATGTAGATGGTATAAGGGTGGGTCCTTTGCATtctaattctttttgtttctaccCAGGGTTGAATCAGACAGGCCTACTgctgcagaaaagaaaatcaatgggCAATTATTTGCAATGATTTAAAAGGATCTCTACATAGTAATTCCTTTAATGCATTTAAAGTgttaaaatcacattaaaaaatatcttaatctctaaggattttaaatgttgaaaaaaatgaataactctGGGGGAAGAAGATGGGATTAAGATTGGGAAGAGTACTTGGGgacttaaatatgtattttaaatagtaaAGAATTATGAAAACATCCAAAATAAgtatggcaaaatgttaagatTTATTAGAGCTGCATAGTGGATATGctgattatcattttattttccataaacattttctttctttttataattttttaatttattcttatttatttatttattttaaaacagagtcttgctctgttgcccaggctacagtgtcatggcatcagtctagctcacaacaaactcaaactcctgggcttaagcaatccttctgcctcagcctctcgagtagctgggactacaggcatgtaccaccatgcccggctaattttttttctatatatatatatagaaaaaaaatatatatattctctctctctctatatatatatagctgtccagataatttctactttttttagtagagacggggtctcactcttgctcagggtggtctcgaactcctgacctcgagcgatcctcccacctcggcctcccagagtgctaggattacaggcgtgaagccaccgcgcccggcctttttttttattttagagacagtgtcttgctctattgtccaggctggagtgcagtggcacaaccatagctcactgcagcctccaaatcctgagctcaagcaattgtcctgcctcagcctcccaaacagttaggactacaggtgcatgccaccacacacagctatttttaaaaatatttttgtagagacagggatctcgctatgttgcctaggttggCCTTGAAcacctggcttcaagcaatcctcctacctcaacctcccaaagtgctgggattacaggcgtgagccactgcatccagctccATATAACTTTTCTGTGTGTCTGAATAgttcataataagaaaaacaacaaaaccacatAATTGAAAAAATGCTTACTACCTAATCTCACATAGaaaaaaacaagatataaaaCTTCTGCATAGCATGAGTCCAAttttaaagacaaacaaaaaagtcatgtagaaaataaaactaatagtGATGATTTCTCTAAGTGTTAAATTATAGGTGATTTTCTTTGTTCCTGCAAACAGCATTATTATTTTGGTTGAAATGAAAAGTGttcattgaaagaaaatatactcAAATCCCACTATGAGAGATTAATCATCATTAAGATTTTGGAAACATCTGTgtttatatttacaattttacataaatactTGCTGTTTGGAACCTGCTCTTCTCACCCAATATCTTTCCATGCTAACTACATCATCATTTATGGCCACTTTTGACAGTCATTGAAATATATGCCACAATTTACTTAACCAATCTCCTCCTGGAGGGAGGGCATATGGTTCTttgctattaaaaacaaagttgaaaTACAGTGAAGGGTATGTGAGTGCAAAATCTTTATCTAATAATAGCTAAATCAAAGACCAAAGTAGCCTTCACACAAATGATATTCTTGTTCTTTTACCACCCtcaaaattgtttatttattagccatttatgAATCACACTTTACCAAGAAACTTCTTTATCATGTTCCTTATCAAGCGTATCAAACTCAGATAACTGGAATATATAtagtctgtattttcttttagaattgtCTAAATGCATATTTTGccaatttgtgtgtgtatgtgtggtattctttcttccttaatttaATTTAGCTTTAGTCTTATGTATTCCTAAAAGTTTTTCTCAGTCTGTTCATAATATTCAAACTGTGTTCATAGTTTAATTTCTGCAATTTATCTCTTTTTGCCATTCAGAATTTGAAATATATGGTTAAAAGTTTCtgaatttttctcattcattgctggggGGAATGTGAAATGTTACaactactgtggaaaacagtttggcagtttcttatagaACTAAACATACTCCTACCATACCATTCATCAATCACACTTCTTGGTATTTTcacaaatgagttgaaaacttatatccaaACAAAATCTGCATAGTGATGTGCATAGCAGCTTTTTTCACAGtttccaaaacttggaagcaatcaagatgtccttcagtaggtgaatggataaataaactgtggtatataaagaaaatggaatattattcagtgctaaaagaaatgagctatcaagccatgaaaagacaaggAAGTACTTCAAATgcacattgctaagtgaaagaagccaatctaaaaaaAGGCTCCACACTGTATTATTACAATGGTATGACATTCTGTAAacagcaaaactatggagacaatgaAAAGAGGTTGGTGGGAGAGAGGGATTCATAGGAGGttcacagagaatttttagggcaatgaaactattttgtatgacACTTTAGttgtggatacatgtcattatacactGCCAAATTACACAGAATGTACAATACtgagagtgaaccctaatgtaaactaagGGCTTTGGGTGATGAtcatgtgtcaatgtaggttcattaaCTGTAACACATATACAGCTCTGATGCAGATTGTTGACTGGGGGACAGGGGTGTTATGATATATGGAATCAGGGGGTGTATTCAAACTCTATACTTGTCAATTTTGCTGTGCTCTCTAAAACCtattgaaaaaaaagttttgaggCATaagccttccccaccccaaattataaaaatatgcatcCTTTCTCTAGTTgcattttcatacatttaaatctttgaccTATCTGGAATTTATTTGGCTTTAAGGAGTGTCTAGGTTTACATTTTCCAAATGGTTATTCTGTCCCAAGAAACacttttatcatatattaaattctaCAAATACTTAAATTTTTACCTGGACTATATACTATTCCATTGTTTTATCTATTCCTATACCAGTACTACAGTgtattaattaaaacatttttataatgttttaacaTCTAACAGGGCAAGTCATATCCAGGAACATGTTAtgattcttcatttattcaatcttCATATATATCTCTGAATAGACATGTATAGTTTTCTTCAAATAACTCTTGCtcacttctttaaaattttcatatagaTTTTTGGttactattataaatgggatattttcttccattgtatTTTCTAATTGGGCATTTTATTACCTACTactttcagaataatttaaaataataatggagTTAAAAACAATGATTCATCATGTGACTTAAAAGTAAAGCCTTTATATGACTATAATAGACACATAAACAAGGTTAAGAGATGCCAGACGACAGACCAAAAAATGCCAATCATGTGGATGCAAGATTAGTATCCAAGATATATAACTCTTACAAATCAGATAGATCAAAAACAATCAATACAACAGAAAACCAGGCAAAGACTATATATGACCCGGCAAtgcacagaaaatgaaatataaatggtTAAATAGCAAATGAAGCTTAACCATTTGTACACATTAAATTGGCAAAAATGAAGTCTCCCAATGTTGACAAGTCTGTGAAACAAGGGTGGTACTTTCATAAACTACTAGCAAGAATGCAAGTTAATGATAAGCACTTTGGTGAGCAAAATATAGACAAGTTAAATACATGCACTTCCTAGAACCTAGAAATTATAGTCTAAGGAATAACGtagaaaattaacaataactgtgggaaaggaaaaatggatAAGAAATATCCACCGCAGCACttattactgaaaaataaaaacaatcagatGTGCATACATAGGAGAATGGAGAAATAATTTGCGGTGAATTAATATCATGGCGTActataagcaaaagaaatgaacgTGAATTTATCAACAAGGATAAATGTCAACagtaatgttgagtgaaaaaaacaagtttcagaaagaaatacaatgataccattttgaaaacacaaaatatccTATGTTATTTATGAACACATACcaatataataaaagtatataaacaGGGATGGTAAAGATGCACACTAATTTCAGGATCAGCTGCTTCAAAGGaagagagattaaaataaaacaagacctGAAGCCAATGTAAACTGTTAATTCTAGCTGGTACATATATGagtatttgtttattatattatacatgtatatattactCTGTACCTAATAAAGTACTTCAAAATCATGGTGCAGTTGTTTTAGTACTCCACATTTGTATATTGCCAGATTCATTttcacacacatattttttaaaacatgagagaGTTACCACTTTTTATAAgggttttaaaaatcaggaattaCTGTTGAATTACATCACACCCTTTTGGAAACTACTCAAATAATTAtatggtttcttttctttgatgAGTTAATATggcaaattatattaatatatttcttatcCTTGAATTCTTGGaattatggtttctttttttgtagggttttgatgaatttttatttgcaaattgaTATATAAACCACCCCTAGATctatacccaagaaaaatgaagatatatgtccacacagaaataTATAcgtttataaatatgtttatagcagcattatttatgatagccaaaaggtagaaacaaaaccaaatgtctatcaatgaatgaatggatagacaagTCAtagtgtatgcgtgtgtgtgtgtgtcacacacacacacacacacacacacaatggaatattattcagccataacaaGGAATGAAGTACCAATACATGccacaacttggatgaaacttgaaaatattatgctagcTGAAAAGAGCCAGACGCAAAAGATCATATATCATATGACTGCTTTTGTATGATATCCAGAATAGATATCCCTAGTTGCCAGAGGATGAGGAGGAATGGAAAATAGGAGTATTTAATGGGTATGGGGTGTTTTTATgaggtgatgaaaaagttctgaaaccAGAGAGAGGTAGTGGTTGCATAACACTGTAAATAGCACTAACTACCACCGAACTATAGTTTTAAAGTGGTCAATAGGATATTACgtgaatttcacttcaatttttaaaaaattatataatgatttaaaaaagactgagtaaaatataataacactggtttgtagttttctttcacGAGTAATTGCTTTCTTTAGGTGTTTATTTTTACTaaccagaaaatataatttaaaatgtaaaccagAAATGGAGGTAGGGTTAAATTCTGCATTAAATACAGAGAAGTCATAAGTGAAGATAAAACATCTACTTACAAtagtaaaaagattttttaacatTTACCTATAGCATACTCAATTAGAAACAGAAGTCTATGTTCTTTAATTAAAAGGGCCTTCTTTAAAATGACgtgggaaaacaaaggaaaaatacaatctccattattttgtatttttaatttgagagAATCCATTAGTCTACACAAATTCAAACTCTCCACAGAATACTCTTCTGATCTTTTACTTTCAATAATGAATCCCAATTAAAAATGTCCTTAAATCAACATGCAATccataaaagcaaaagaaataagtCTCTTAAAAGGATAcacattattgttaatttctttaaGTCAATTAAGTATTATATGATAGACAATGTAAAAGTATGGttaccttttctttctcagttgcatcctttgacttctttttcttttttaaactatcctaaacaaacatatatatacacaaattttaaatgtaaagattaCAGCATtatagaacaaaaacaaaaataccaaaaaagtGATCTGTTCTATAACTTAAAAAAGGTTACTCCAACCCCAGCATATTATTCTGAAAATGTAAGAGAAATGTACGCTACATATATATTCCCTTGTAAGCAAACAAGCATCTTCATTTATCTGGCTGTATATCAAATTTATGGAGTCCTAAAATGATAGAtatgtgaacaaaaataaaattttaaggcttaCCCTCCCAccagctgactaaatggacccccttgtggccaaaggaatatcctaaaactaaattgcctgccaggaggaaggaggtcagtcATGCCTTATcatgtccccctcccttcttggggacatcctttgtaaccattaacaggcctaagggtatgcaagacaaacctacaggtcctcaatttacacaacaaatatatgtctggcggcttatctctgataaacagcaactatgttaaaacattccaagcctttagacaaagcttcatgtctttaaccaattataagccaaagaatctttaaacccacctataacatGTAAGCCCCCCCCACCTTTGAGATGGCCcatctttttgggccaaaccaatgtatgcctcccaaaTACTGagttatgactttacctgtaacccctgtctccctgaaatgcataaaatcaaactgtaacccagccccagcgagtccacttgctcaaggcctcttgggcgtggctccgggtcatgatcctcaaatttggctcagagtaaatctctttattttacagaatttggcttcttttccgttgacagaTACCTGTAATACTGTCATGGTTTATCTTAAAATAGGACTTTGTGCCATTGCCTATCTTTGCCTGTGATGGTCATATGCACTGGAGTTCTCAGACATCTACCAATCTCATTTCCCTACTCTCCGCATCAGGTGGGGAGGCGGCAATTTCTGCTTTTGAATCCCTTAGTTCTAGCTATTaacctccccaagcctcagtttccttatggaTTAACAAATAACTACTTTCTAGGGTTTTTGAGGTTAAACGATTTAACACAtcaagtgcttagaatagtgcctaacacatagtaggcaatcaataaatgttagctatcattattatgAGATTGGCtcttctgctttaaaaaacaaacggaaaccaacatttactgagtactttctAGACACCAAATATTTTGCCAGAAGATACCGCAACGGGGCCAGTAGATATCTGCTATAAAATCCAGACAGTTGCTTTGGTTTCCTGAGACTCTAGTACAATGTTTGTCAAATTGTGGTCCACAGACACCCATGTATCAGAATCACATGGGGCATCTGTTGAAAATGTAGACTTCTAAGCCTGAACAGACTCCGGAGGCAAGGCCCAGAAATCAAATTTTTTATCAAGAACTGCATGCCTTTTTTTATGATCACCGAAGTTTGAGAGCCAAATGTGTCTGACAATTCTGGTTAGTACAGAACTAATTTAGGTACAGTACAATAGAAAGGACACTGGACTAGACATTTACAAGATATAAATTACACCTCCAAATCTAATACTAGCTTAagcataatattttttctctgaacTATAACTTCTTTAcgaaaatggggaaaataatggaAGTTGTCATGAACATGTGGAGACATGGAAACATACATATGAAAGTCCTGGAGAATTACCAAATATCACATGCAAAGTATTATTAAGCACATCAATTAAGTGGCACAGAACatcaaattacaaaaataagacTGCATCTCATTTCTAAATTGAGAACAACTTAAGACAGGAAGAactaaaaaaacttaaatgtctTTGCtatccaaaatgttaatagtttaaATCATTTTACCTTACTGTCTGATTCAGTTTCCGACATGGAGCTTTCAGAAGATTTATGTGAAcggttcttctttttctttctccgttttccttgtttcttatcctacataaaacatttttagaaacaattggctttctgcttcaaaaatataatttgtgcattttattaatatcaaaattttatcAATGAACAAAACTGAATGAAAGGACCACCTTGCAAATATGTTTTCCTTAATAATTAATATGTAAACTGTAACATAccactttcttattttataaaaaaaagtcaaatgatttGAATCACATGCAATCCCTAGCATCTAGtcaaataacattttagattttcaaaCCTGTTTTTTCtcctgatatttttaaatgaacaaatttaaaaatttaaatataccacatcccaatatttaaatatctagTTATTCATGTCAGTGCTCTAAGTTATGAATAATTAATCAAAACCTCAAAGTCAACATTTCTAACAGATAGTTCACAATGGGTTTCCTTTTGACATGAAGGAAATTAGATATATTACTTCACAAACCATTATAAGCAAACCTTACCTCATCTTCAGAATCTTCAGAACTGCTGGAAGAATCAGAGCTTGATGAAGAAGATGAATACTTGACCAAGCACAAAACAATTAAAGCTTGTGAGAtgcaggaatttttttcttttactaagtCTCTTAAATACTTAGTAAAATTAACCTACTGTCTGAAAAACAGACGCCATATTCATAGGacataaacattaaaatgtaaaatgtcacACTTGCCCCCCCCATAAAAGCTCTACAAAGTGACAGCATATGTGGTGCTGTCATCATATCTTATATGACTATCTAATAATAGTCATCAATCTTCCTCTTTAAATAGCAACAGAAAAGTTACTAGGTTAGAAGGAGGGTGACACTTTCTTATCACCGATGGAACAAAACCACCCATCACAACCAAAGGACCTTCAGGTTCCTTGACTCATCTAGAGTTTTAAGTTATCTTAAGTgtacaggttaaataaattaattgctCTTACTTTTTGTAGGCTTTTAAttataacatttagaaaaatggaaaacttttgcTCACCCTAccagatttcttcttttcttttttctttctctaaattgaaacaaataaaatgtaagtcTAAACAAGCTGATGTGAGTTTTCAAATGTATCTCTTAATAGTAGTATACAGCATTATTATAAAAATCCAACTATGAGATTAAGAATAGCAATAAACTAAAAATGGTATTACCTGTCTTTTTTTAGATGAACTCTCACTTCCACTTAACAAtttctctctgtgtttttctagttctttcttcCAGTTCTGCAAAAAGGTTATAAACACCATCAGAGGCTATCTATCCCCTTCTAGTACACCTAGTATAGAGAAATAACCACGGCTTCCTTCCCACTATCGTTTAATTCCTCTCATCTATCTCAGCTTTTAATTACAGTCAAAAGATATCCACATGCTAATCCTTGACCCTATCACCAAAAGAGCCTCTAAAGGCTCTCTTCAAAGAGTATATTAAAGGTTGGAAGTTCTCCACTGTATACTGAGAGGAGGAGTAGGGATTATTCCTGAGGCTaagaccttttttcttttcaacaaagATGGCTAGATTCTCTTCCCAGCCAGTGAAAGTTCAATTAGTCTACATTGTGGTTGAAATACCATATATATGTTTGTAATCAAAACAAACATCAGAGGTTCCGGGTTGGTACACACTTCTTGGTGCTGCGAAGCTGGCAGCCCTGGAGAGGGTATAGAAAAGGAGCTCCAAGCTTGTTCCCCCATACTTCACACtgtgtagctcactgcaacctcagactcctgggctcaagtgatcctcttgcttcagcctcctgactagctgggaatacaggtgcgtaccatgatgcccagctcatttttctatttttagtagagatgggggtcttgctcttgctcaggctggtctcaaactcctgaactcaagtgatcctccttcctctgcctctcagagtgctaggattataggcgtgagccactgcacctggcctgagttGTATCTAACAAACTAGTAATAGCaagtattgaaaataaaaagaagcaaacatcACTATGGAAATCCCAGGGT
It encodes the following:
- the FAM133B gene encoding protein FAM133B, whose protein sequence is MGKRDNRVAYMNPIAMARSRGPIQSSGPTIQDYLNRPRPTWEEVKEQLEKKKKGSKALAEFEEKMNENWKKELEKHREKLLSGSESSSKKRQRKKKEKKKSGRYSSSSSSSDSSSSSEDSEDEDKKQGKRRKKKKNRSHKSSESSMSETESDSKDSLKKKKKSKDATEKEKDIKGLSKKRKMYPEDKPLSSESLSESDYIEEIRAKKKKSSEEQEKATEKTKKKKKHKKHSKKKKKKAASSSPDSP